In the Carboxydothermus hydrogenoformans Z-2901 genome, one interval contains:
- a CDS encoding DUF190 domain-containing protein, with protein sequence MSKAKLLKIYVGEATKHDGKNVVQQIIKILKENKIAGVTVSRGIMGYGADGIIHGTKLLELSADLPLIIDVVDSEENIQKVLPKVLEVLPKGLCFTLDVDVHFYGTKAK encoded by the coding sequence ATGAGTAAGGCAAAATTACTCAAAATTTATGTGGGTGAAGCTACCAAACATGATGGGAAAAATGTGGTTCAGCAAATAATAAAAATTTTAAAAGAAAATAAAATAGCCGGGGTTACGGTGAGCCGTGGAATAATGGGTTATGGAGCCGATGGCATAATTCATGGGACGAAATTACTGGAGCTGTCTGCAGATTTACCGTTGATAATTGATGTGGTCGATAGCGAGGAAAATATTCAAAAAGTGCTTCCCAAAGTATTAGAGGTTTTACCCAAAGGTTTATGTTTTACCCTGGATGTAGACGTGCATTTTTATGGTACTAAAGCAAAGTAA
- a CDS encoding D-alanyl-D-alanine carboxypeptidase family protein produces the protein MKPVRFFALFILILCLKTIALAEEPQIIGRAAAVINVNSGKFVYLKNADQKMYPASTTKIMTTLIALEKGNLSDRVYIDKEACYVEGSAIWLNPGEQLSLEDLLYSIMLNSANDSAIAVAKYIGGDVATFVQEMNDKARELGAKNTHFVNPNGLPNDDHYTTARDLALIARAAMQNPKFREIAATKTKVINRDPKYLRFLQNHNKLLWRYEGANGIKTGYTVKARQCLVASAARDGEEFIAVVLGSEGRNVYDDATKLLDYAFNNFKTVKLVSKGQEFGKVEVAGGKEPVKLIAAEDLYDTVNRRQEPQFDYQKKIEKLQAPVKAGQRVGKIVVKENENVVGEVKLVAFNSVEPTLIYSSRKLIYPGVLFLAGLFLTFQFLKKYGRIKPKY, from the coding sequence ATGAAACCGGTAAGATTTTTTGCTTTATTTATCCTAATTTTATGCCTGAAAACTATAGCACTGGCAGAAGAGCCCCAAATTATTGGCCGAGCCGCAGCGGTTATCAATGTTAACTCCGGAAAATTTGTTTATTTAAAAAATGCCGACCAAAAAATGTATCCTGCAAGCACTACCAAAATAATGACTACCTTAATTGCTCTGGAAAAGGGAAATTTATCCGATAGGGTTTATATCGATAAAGAAGCGTGTTATGTTGAGGGCTCGGCCATCTGGTTGAATCCCGGGGAACAATTAAGCTTGGAAGATTTATTATATTCTATTATGCTCAACTCTGCCAACGATTCGGCGATTGCGGTGGCCAAATACATCGGTGGAGATGTGGCAACTTTTGTGCAGGAAATGAATGATAAGGCCAGGGAATTAGGGGCAAAAAATACCCATTTTGTAAATCCCAATGGCCTTCCCAACGATGACCATTATACCACAGCCAGGGATTTAGCTTTAATTGCCCGGGCTGCTATGCAAAACCCCAAGTTTCGGGAAATTGCAGCGACAAAAACAAAGGTAATAAATCGAGACCCTAAATACTTGCGGTTTTTACAAAACCATAATAAACTTTTATGGCGGTATGAGGGGGCCAATGGTATTAAGACCGGGTATACCGTAAAAGCCCGGCAATGCCTGGTAGCTTCGGCTGCCCGGGATGGCGAGGAATTTATTGCGGTTGTTTTAGGGAGTGAAGGACGAAATGTTTATGATGATGCTACAAAGCTTTTGGATTACGCTTTTAACAATTTTAAAACAGTAAAGCTCGTTTCTAAAGGGCAGGAATTTGGGAAAGTAGAGGTGGCTGGAGGCAAAGAGCCAGTAAAACTTATAGCGGCAGAAGACCTGTATGATACTGTAAACCGGAGGCAGGAACCCCAGTTTGATTATCAAAAAAAGATAGAAAAGCTCCAAGCTCCGGTAAAAGCTGGTCAAAGGGTAGGGAAGATTGTTGTAAAGGAAAACGAAAATGTTGTTGGGGAAGTAAAATTAGTTGCTTTTAATTCCGTGGAGCCAACCCTTATTTACAGCAGCAGAAAGTTAATTTACCCGGGAGTCCTTTTTTTAGCGGGATTATT